A part of Pantoea vagans genomic DNA contains:
- the tatB gene encoding Sec-independent protein translocase protein TatB, whose protein sequence is MFDIGFSELVLVFVIGLIVLGPQRLPVAVKTVVGWIRAIRSLAANVQHELAQELKLQELQESLKKVEEAGRGTLSPELKESMEELRKTADSMKRSVSQSIDIEKEEDEANTIHSAQHRHVPQAASETVQASEPGPVEPSATPASAEHQASAPAQAPAAVSDSGPAVQPSAAPSAVATAPAQAPSAVSSAPAVQSSAAPAAVASAPAQAPASDVARPADSARNPAASPSASDER, encoded by the coding sequence GTGTTCGATATTGGTTTTAGTGAACTGGTATTGGTGTTCGTTATCGGGCTGATTGTTCTCGGCCCGCAACGTTTACCGGTTGCGGTGAAAACCGTGGTCGGCTGGATCAGGGCGATTCGCTCGCTGGCAGCCAATGTACAACATGAACTGGCGCAGGAGCTCAAGCTGCAGGAATTGCAGGAGAGCCTGAAAAAGGTGGAAGAAGCGGGCCGCGGCACGCTCTCCCCTGAGCTGAAAGAGTCAATGGAAGAGCTGCGTAAAACCGCGGATTCAATGAAACGCTCGGTCAGTCAGAGCATCGACATTGAAAAAGAGGAAGACGAGGCGAACACCATTCATTCGGCTCAGCACAGGCATGTACCTCAGGCGGCTTCTGAGACGGTGCAGGCATCTGAACCTGGCCCGGTTGAGCCTTCGGCAACGCCGGCTAGCGCAGAACATCAGGCCAGTGCCCCGGCACAGGCTCCCGCTGCGGTTTCAGATTCAGGTCCGGCCGTGCAACCTTCTGCGGCACCTTCCGCAGTCGCCACGGCTCCGGCACAGGCTCCATCCGCGGTTTCATCCGCTCCGGCTGTGCAATCCTCTGCCGCACCTGCCGCTGTGGCCAGCGCTCCGGCACAGGCGCCTGCGAGTGATGTTGCCAGACCGGCAGATTCTGCGCGTAATCCCGCAGCCTCCCCTTCTGCAAGTGATGAACGATAA
- the tatA gene encoding Sec-independent protein translocase subunit TatA, translating to MGGISIWQLLIIAVIVVLLFGTNKLRNLGSDLGSSIRGFKKAMSDEDDKKDQPKEQDADFAAKTLADKQQTSANKEEAKNDKQV from the coding sequence ATGGGCGGTATCAGTATCTGGCAATTGTTAATCATTGCCGTGATTGTTGTTCTTCTGTTCGGTACCAACAAATTACGTAATCTGGGTTCAGATTTAGGTTCTTCGATTCGTGGCTTCAAAAAAGCCATGAGTGACGAGGATGACAAAAAGGATCAGCCGAAAGAGCAGGACGCTGACTTCGCGGCCAAAACACTGGCGGACAAACAGCAAACGTCGGCTAACAAAGAAGAAGCCAAGAACGACAAGCAGGTGTAA
- the ubiB gene encoding ubiquinone biosynthesis regulatory protein kinase UbiB, with protein sequence MSFGEIRRLYLIMKVFLTYGLDELIPQTRLTFLFRLWRRSVFWIPNLYKHEPIGARMRMAMEQLGPVWIKFGQMLSTRRDLFPPLIADQLAILQDRVAPFDGVKAKAQIEASMGAPIETWFDDFDIKPLASASIAQVHTATLKSTGKKVVIKVIRPDILPVIRADMKLIYRLARWVPRLLPDGRRLRPVEVVRDYEKTLLDELNLLREAANAIQLRRNFEDSRMLYVPEVYSDYCSETMMVMERIYGIPISDVATLERHGVNMKLLAERGVQVFFTQVFRDSFFHADMHPGNIFVSYEHPEDPQYIGIDCGIVGSLNKEDKRYLAENFIAFFNRDYRKVAELHVDSGWVPPDTNVEDFEFAIRTVCEPIFEKPLAEISFGHVLLNLFNTARRFNMEVQPQLVLLQKTLLYVEGIGRQLYPQLDLWKTAKPFLEDWIKDQVGLPAIIRAVKEKAPFWAEKLPELPELFYDSMRQHKLLRHSVDKLVGDMNAQRVRHHQARYLFGVGATLLLSGTAVLLTRPDWDFFPAVLMAAGIVSWLIGWRKTN encoded by the coding sequence ATGAGTTTTGGAGAGATCCGCCGTTTATATCTGATCATGAAGGTCTTTCTGACCTACGGCCTTGATGAACTGATCCCTCAGACACGCCTCACTTTCCTGTTTCGCCTGTGGCGTCGCTCTGTTTTCTGGATCCCGAATCTGTATAAGCATGAACCGATTGGCGCACGCATGCGCATGGCGATGGAGCAACTTGGGCCGGTCTGGATCAAGTTTGGTCAGATGCTCTCAACCCGTCGCGATCTTTTCCCGCCGCTGATCGCCGATCAACTGGCAATCCTGCAGGACCGCGTTGCGCCGTTCGATGGCGTCAAAGCCAAAGCGCAGATTGAAGCCTCAATGGGCGCGCCGATTGAAACCTGGTTTGATGATTTTGATATCAAGCCACTGGCGTCGGCATCCATTGCGCAGGTACACACCGCCACGCTGAAATCGACCGGTAAGAAAGTGGTCATCAAGGTGATTCGCCCCGATATTTTGCCGGTCATCAGAGCGGACATGAAGCTTATCTATCGGCTGGCACGCTGGGTTCCGCGTCTGCTGCCGGATGGCCGTCGTCTGCGTCCGGTCGAGGTGGTGCGCGATTATGAGAAAACCCTGCTTGATGAACTGAATCTGTTACGCGAAGCCGCCAACGCCATTCAGCTGCGCCGGAACTTTGAAGATAGCCGCATGCTCTATGTGCCGGAAGTCTATTCAGATTACTGCAGCGAAACCATGATGGTGATGGAGCGCATCTACGGCATTCCGATTTCAGACGTAGCGACGCTGGAGCGTCATGGTGTGAACATGAAGCTGCTGGCAGAGCGTGGCGTGCAGGTCTTCTTCACCCAGGTTTTCCGCGACAGCTTCTTCCATGCGGATATGCATCCGGGCAACATTTTTGTCAGCTATGAGCATCCGGAAGATCCGCAATATATCGGTATTGACTGCGGTATCGTGGGTTCGCTGAACAAAGAAGATAAGCGTTATCTGGCGGAAAACTTCATCGCCTTCTTCAACCGTGACTACCGTAAGGTCGCGGAGCTGCACGTTGACTCAGGCTGGGTGCCGCCCGATACCAACGTTGAAGATTTCGAGTTTGCGATCCGTACGGTCTGTGAGCCGATTTTTGAAAAACCGCTGGCTGAGATCTCCTTCGGTCATGTGCTGCTGAATCTGTTTAACACTGCACGTCGCTTTAATATGGAAGTGCAGCCGCAACTGGTATTACTGCAAAAAACGCTGCTCTATGTGGAAGGGATTGGCCGTCAGCTCTATCCGCAGCTCGACCTGTGGAAGACGGCTAAGCCGTTCCTGGAAGACTGGATTAAGGACCAGGTCGGTTTGCCCGCTATTATCCGTGCGGTCAAAGAGAAAGCGCCATTCTGGGCTGAAAAGTTACCTGAGTTGCCAGAACTCTTTTACGACAGCATGCGCCAGCACAAACTCTTACGGCACAGCGTCGATAAGTTAGTGGGCGACATGAACGCGCAACGCGTCCGTCACCATCAGGCGCGATACCTGTTTGGCGTCGGTGCAACGTTGCTGTTAAGTGGAACGGCGGTGCTGCTCACCCGACCGGACTGGGACTTCTTCCCGGCGGTGCTGATGGCAGCGGGAATCGTCTCCTGGTTAATCGGCTGGCGTAAGACAAACTGA
- the ubiJ gene encoding ubiquinone biosynthesis protein UbiJ — MNLTPLITAGLETALNRILYRDRGLKAARQRLNGKVLTLRLSEFSHPLVLVFSEQQLDVLADWQDRSDCTVITSLKTLPKLRDRQQLTPLIRSGELQVEGDLQVVQQFSALMDLAELDPAEYLAPWVGDIAAQGISQRSQQAFRFFKGEVQRRQDYLGQAMTEEWRVAPSSLELAWFSEEVDAMERSLEALDARLAQLEAK; from the coding sequence ATGAACCTGACGCCCTTGATTACCGCGGGTCTGGAAACGGCGCTGAACCGTATTCTCTATCGCGATCGTGGCCTGAAAGCGGCGCGGCAACGCCTGAATGGCAAAGTGCTGACGCTGCGCCTGAGTGAGTTTTCGCATCCGCTGGTGCTGGTTTTCAGTGAGCAGCAGCTGGATGTATTAGCGGACTGGCAGGATCGCAGTGACTGCACGGTGATCACCTCGCTGAAAACGCTGCCTAAGCTGCGCGATCGCCAGCAGCTGACGCCGCTGATCCGCAGCGGTGAGCTGCAGGTTGAAGGTGACCTGCAGGTGGTGCAGCAGTTCTCCGCGCTGATGGATCTGGCTGAGCTGGATCCGGCCGAATATCTGGCTCCCTGGGTCGGCGATATCGCCGCTCAGGGTATCAGTCAGCGCTCACAACAGGCATTCCGCTTTTTCAAAGGTGAAGTGCAGCGTCGCCAGGATTATCTCGGGCAGGCCATGACCGAAGAGTGGCGTGTTGCGCCTAGCTCGCTGGAGTTAGCCTGGTTTTCTGAGGAGGTCGACGCGATGGAACGTTCGCTTGAGGCGCTTGATGCGCGTCTGGCGCAGCTGGAGGCAAAATGA
- the ubiE gene encoding bifunctional demethylmenaquinone methyltransferase/2-methoxy-6-polyprenyl-1,4-benzoquinol methylase UbiE, whose amino-acid sequence MADESQQETTHFGFQTVAKSEKADKVADVFHSVAAKYDLMNDLMSFGVHRIWKRFTIDSSGVRRGQRVLDLAGGTGDLTAKFSRLVGETGQVVLADINSSMLKMGREKLRNQGVVGNVSYVQANAEALPFPDNYFDCITISFGLRNVTEKEKALASMFRVLKPGGRLLVLEFSKPVLDPLSKAYDAYSFHILPRIGQLVAQDAESYRYLAESIRMHPDQETLKAMMNDVGFENTTYSNMTGGIVALHRGFKF is encoded by the coding sequence ATGGCAGATGAATCACAGCAGGAAACTACCCATTTTGGCTTTCAGACGGTCGCCAAAAGCGAAAAAGCTGACAAAGTCGCGGATGTGTTTCACTCCGTAGCAGCAAAATATGACCTGATGAACGATTTGATGTCGTTTGGCGTCCATCGTATCTGGAAGCGTTTTACCATTGACAGCAGCGGCGTACGTCGCGGTCAGCGCGTGTTAGATCTGGCGGGTGGTACCGGCGATCTCACCGCCAAATTTTCTCGCCTGGTAGGCGAAACCGGTCAGGTTGTCCTGGCGGATATCAACAGCTCCATGCTGAAGATGGGCCGCGAAAAACTGCGCAATCAGGGCGTGGTGGGCAACGTAAGTTACGTCCAGGCCAACGCAGAAGCGCTGCCTTTCCCCGATAACTATTTCGACTGCATCACCATCTCCTTTGGTCTGCGCAACGTCACGGAAAAAGAGAAGGCGCTGGCCTCCATGTTCCGCGTCCTTAAGCCGGGCGGACGCCTGCTGGTGCTGGAGTTCTCTAAGCCTGTTCTGGATCCGCTGAGCAAAGCGTATGACGCTTACTCGTTCCATATTCTGCCGCGCATCGGACAGCTGGTGGCGCAGGATGCAGAGAGCTATCGCTATCTGGCCGAATCGATCCGCATGCATCCCGATCAGGAGACCCTGAAAGCGATGATGAACGATGTCGGTTTTGAAAATACCACTTACTCCAATATGACCGGCGGCATTGTCGCGCTGCATCGTGGATTTAAGTTCTGA
- the rmuC gene encoding DNA recombination protein RmuC, whose amino-acid sequence MDQHIIISACLALAGLGIGWMLAQLRAGHQVASFQTERRLQEEAQQRQQQQIEQLQQQTQQREQELRQLHGALSGANERLQQLDYWRNESEQLNRELRNQLEVNSAQEAELREVTIRLEETRFAAEEKQRLLTNSEQRLSAQFENLANRIFENSGRRVDEQNRQSLDGLIGPLREQLDGFRRQVHESFGTEARERHTLTHEIRQLQQLNAQMAQEALNLTKALKGDNKIQGNWGEVVLSRVLEASGLREGYEYETQVSIQSEQQGRMQPDVIVRLPQGKDVVVDAKMTLVAYERYFNADDEIEREQAIQEHVSAMRAHIRLLGRKDYQQLPGLRSLDYVLMFIPVEPAFLLAIDRQPELIGEALQQNIMLVSPTTLLVALRTINNLWRYEHQSRNAQRIADRATRLYDKMRLFVDDMSGIGHSLDKAQNSYREAMKKLAEGRGNLIAQTEGFRALGVEIKRPINPQLAERAMPENRAADDADDDRDADESESRVRRLHE is encoded by the coding sequence ATGGATCAGCACATCATTATCAGCGCCTGTCTGGCGCTTGCCGGGTTGGGGATTGGCTGGATGCTGGCACAGTTACGTGCCGGCCATCAGGTCGCCAGTTTTCAGACCGAGCGCCGTCTGCAGGAAGAGGCGCAACAGCGCCAGCAGCAGCAAATCGAACAGCTTCAGCAGCAGACGCAGCAGCGTGAGCAGGAGCTGCGTCAGCTTCATGGCGCGCTGAGCGGTGCCAATGAGCGCCTGCAACAGCTCGATTACTGGCGCAATGAAAGCGAACAGCTTAATCGTGAACTGCGTAATCAGCTGGAGGTGAACAGCGCGCAGGAAGCAGAGCTGCGCGAAGTGACCATCCGCCTTGAAGAGACCCGTTTTGCCGCTGAAGAGAAACAGCGCCTGCTGACCAACAGCGAACAACGCCTCAGCGCCCAGTTTGAAAACCTCGCCAACCGTATTTTCGAAAACAGCGGCCGTCGCGTCGATGAACAGAACCGCCAGAGTCTGGACGGGCTGATTGGTCCGCTGCGTGAACAGCTGGATGGCTTCCGTCGTCAGGTGCATGAAAGCTTTGGCACAGAGGCGCGTGAACGGCACACACTGACTCATGAAATCCGGCAGTTACAGCAGCTGAATGCGCAGATGGCTCAGGAGGCGCTTAACCTGACCAAAGCGCTCAAGGGCGACAATAAAATCCAGGGTAACTGGGGTGAAGTGGTGCTGAGCCGGGTACTGGAAGCCTCCGGGCTGCGTGAAGGCTACGAATATGAAACTCAGGTCAGCATCCAGTCAGAACAGCAGGGCAGGATGCAGCCGGATGTCATTGTGCGTCTGCCGCAGGGCAAAGATGTGGTGGTGGACGCCAAAATGACGCTGGTGGCCTATGAGCGCTACTTCAATGCGGATGATGAGATCGAACGTGAGCAGGCGATCCAGGAACATGTCAGCGCGATGCGAGCGCACATTCGCCTGCTGGGACGAAAAGATTATCAACAATTGCCCGGTTTACGGTCACTCGATTATGTGTTGATGTTCATTCCGGTCGAGCCGGCTTTTTTGCTGGCAATTGACCGTCAGCCTGAGCTGATTGGCGAGGCGCTGCAGCAGAACATCATGCTGGTCAGTCCCACCACGCTGCTGGTGGCGCTGCGTACCATTAACAATCTCTGGCGCTATGAGCATCAGAGCCGCAATGCGCAGCGTATTGCTGACCGGGCCACGCGCCTCTATGACAAGATGCGGCTGTTTGTTGATGACATGAGCGGCATTGGTCACAGCCTGGATAAGGCGCAGAACAGCTATCGTGAGGCGATGAAAAAGCTGGCAGAAGGGCGCGGCAACCTGATTGCGCAGACGGAAGGATTTCGTGCGCTGGGCGTGGAGATCAAACGACCCATCAATCCCCAGCTGGCCGAGCGGGCCATGCCGGAAAACCGGGCGGCTGACGACGCAGATGACGACAGGGATGCGGATGAAAGTGAGAGTCGTGTGAGACGCCTCCACGAATAG